The genomic DNA GTCTaggaggaggatctgggcccCAGCCCAACCCCCACTCTGATGGTCTCCCCTCCATATGCCCCGGTGGGGGGGCTTAACTCTGTTGACCCTccccacatttgggggggggggtgtatctgGGTACATGGCATGGACCTCAGgtccctcagcctccccaaacccacCCTGTAGCAgatctggcgggggggggggcatacgGTACGGAGAGGGGGggtctctttccctccccaccccaggggattcAGGGCCCTTCAGGAGTGGGGGAAGGCTTACGGGGACCTAggaagttccctgcccccctaGCTCAGGCTGTAGGGCGTGGGGGGCTAGGGGTCCCCCACCAATCAGCAGGTGTTGGTTGAGGggctgccccccttccctcccctccccactgatcTTCCCGGCCTCTCCAGAGAGGCTCTGCATTGCACTAGTTTTGGGGGGGATCCCAGGTGCTTGGGGGGGGCGAGGCTGGAAGGGAGGCGTGGGGTCTGATCCCCTCCCCTTGCACAAAGAGACTTTGAAAcaagccccccccgccccccgcacggcccctggctggggggagacGGGGCCAGACGCCGGGCCAGATGGGCCCGTGACGCACCTTTCTCCTTTGGAAAAGCActgaattcccccctccccaagtcaGCAGTAGCCAACAGTGATGTCCTGgtagccacccccctcccccggctacCCCTCTAGTGGCAATATTTAAAAGCTCTTAAACAGGAACCAAATCAAGTGGCCTTTTGGGGGTTGCCCCGGGGCCTCCCCGGCCGGCGACCGTCCCCCCTGTGCCGTGGGTCCCCGGCTCGTCTCTTTTGTTATTCCGGATGAAAATAAAAACCAATGGTTAAAGCCTGAGCCTGCCGCGGCCTCCTTCCTGGGGGTGTCAGGCGCCCCCAGGGCGGggatctgctctgctctgctcggGGGTGAGATCCCGcggctgccccggctctgcagctcgCTGGCACAGCAGACGCCGAGAGACCCCCAGGGCCGCAGCCTCTGGTCAGGCACCAAGGCGCAGTGATGGTTCCCTCTAGCAGGGCCGAGTGGGGGGGCGCCAGTGGGGCGATTtaccccgggctctgcaggggcccctggagcggggtccttcactccctccgggggccctggaaaactctcgcggggcccaggcccccggagcttcttccgctccaggtctttggtggcggcGGGGCCCTTCCACCcttggacccgccgccgaagtgccccgaagacccacggcgggggggggggggtccttccgccctgggacccgccgccatagaccccaggccccccgaattctctgggcggccctgccctctaGACTTTACTCTACAGGACGTACTATGAATATGTGGCCCCCAGGCACTGGCcacggctcagtcagtggcgggactttccactgccccctagtcGCACagagacaccgccccagggatgcagcCTTATACGCAGGTACAGACACGTTACACATCGCCCCTGACGTACtgaggggcagccccccccccccacgccgcaCGGTGCCGCCCCACGCCGCACGGTGCCGCCCCACGCCGCACGGTGCCGCCCCACGCCGCACGGTGCCGCCCCACGCCGCACGGTGCCGCCCCCCCCTACGTCGCacggtgccgcctctcacctcgGACGTGTTGGTTCATGGGCTGGCTCAGCCTGGTCCTTGTTATGTGTGTGGCGTGTGCGAGGCTGCGACCCCCCCCCTGATCTCGGGGGTCCGGGACCTTTCGGGTCCGTCTGTTTTCGCAGCCTCAGCCCTCGCCggcggctgggagcagggccggccttGCTCGCAGCTTCGCTTTGCGTTATGTGAGCAAAATCTTgcccattactttagttcaggcctcgtACTGGGCCTCTGACAAGGGTTTGTCTCTCAGGGGCTCCTCTTGCTACAGGGGGGAGTGGGAGGCAGcacgctgggggggggcagccccggggATCACACCCAGGAGCCCGGGCTTCCAGCCCCCCGAGCCCCGCTCCTCCCAGCAGCTGCCTCCCTGTTATCAGCTGGTGCTGGGCGGAGATGAGGCGGGAGAAATCGATTTTGTCTCTTCcggccgcccccccaccccccccggtcTTATCTCTGGCTCTGTTGAACCTACGGGAGATGAAAGTCCAGGCGGGTGCCTGGagttggaagcagcagccagggtGCGTCCCGGAGCCGCTGGCCCTGCACCATGGACATTCTCGAGACGGACGCCCGCTACCGCCGGGACATTGCAGCTGATGTaagggggggaaactgaggcacaaaacagggacgagtggggggggggagagactctcagtggcctggctcccagttcccttcccccagccctcctaAGCCACTgggccccactcctctcccagagctggggagagaacccaggagtcctggctcctagccccgcccccctgcactgAACCCCAGTGCCCTCCGTGTGTCGTTGTGCTGCTGTTACGGCTCCTGGGACTGTGAGCCGGTAAATCGAGGCGGGATTTCCCTGCAGCTGTTTCCACTTCAATTCGCATAGCCCGCCTGAGTTGGGGGCGCTGCTGGCCCCAgaggggaagggaagtggggCTGGTAGCAGGATCAGCGCGGATAGCCCTGATCGCAGTGAGGGCGTGGGTGACCTTGAGGGCACGATAtcagtaggtttcagagttaacgcCCTGTTGGTGTGAATGCGGCACGCGCATGGCAGACTTGAGGGACAATTAGGAGCAAAGttacctgcctcttcctgcccagtcaCCTGGTGCTTAAATAGTTACCAAGGGTCTAGGGCCAGCTGCACAATCAGGAGGTTTCAAAATTAAAGCTGGTACTTTAGCATCAATAGGAGCAGAACTTCGCCCTTTGACCAAGCGGCTTTAATTTGGTCTTCCTGCTAAACGGTGGAATGGTTGTTAAATTGTGCAATTGGTAGGTTTCAGAATGAACACCTGCTCGGGTGAGTGGGCCTGGGCCCAGTTTTTACTTTGGCTGGGTGGATGTTTTAGGGTTGGTGTAGTGCCCGGGTTCAACTGGAAATTCCTGGGGAAAAGCTTGCTCGGCTTTGAAACTGGAAAGCTGTGGTTGAAGTGATGCCGGCAGTAGCTTAGTGCCAGGAAAGGGGCTGGATCAGGAATGGGGTCGGGGATAGGGCAGCCGTAGCGGGATGTTGCTGTGATTTGCTCTGGCAGCTGAATTACCAAGAACGATGTGTTACATGAGAGCcgtaggtttcagagttaacacttCATTGAGGTgaatgggtggggggaaggtgccACTTCCCAGCCCCACTGGGAGAAGGTGCCAGCAGATGAGCTGAGTCGATTTAGCTAGGGTATCTTGGTGGTGAAATAGTTAATAAGGCTGGTCTCATTTGGGTTATCAGTAGGTTCCAGAGTTCACGAAAGTGTCGTAAAAAGGGAGTTACGTTTCCAGTTCCAATCATTAAAAGGCTGTagacagtaactcctcacttaacgggGTCGATGCATTCCTGAGAAATGCGACTTTATGccaaacgatgttaagtgaatccaatttccccctaAAAATGAACGTCAGTAGAGGGGTTCCGTTCCAGGGAAACTtatttcaccagacaaaagccGTGACAGACGGagacagtataagttttaaacaattgaaCACTGGACCCAGCGACGAATGATAGTGAAGCCTGGGAGAGGTGGTGAGTCAGAGGCCTGGCTGCTAAACGATGAACTAGCCAATGTTAGGTGAGTCACTGGGCACTGGGTTATCAATAGGGGAGCTAGTGATCCGCATTGATTGTATTCAGCAGGCAGTCAGTAGTTTTCAGTGTTAACACCGTGAAATAACCAACAGGATTGTTGGTTACAACAGATTGTCGTTAGGTTTGGAGTTAACATAGCAAAATAACTGTCCAAACCCAATTTATAACAATCGATATGTCTGTTATTTCCCCCGTTAACCCTGAAACTGAGTGACACCCCATTTTCCAACCCTTGTGTGTCGGTGGGTTTCAGAGTGAACATGGTGAAATAGCCAGACTGTACATTACTATGGACTCATGTAATGATAGGTGTCAGTTAATACGATGGCAGTTAACAGGCTTATGCTTACAGAGTGGGTGATCAGTAGGTTTCAGGGTTAACACGTTGGTCTATTAGCTTTGGAGCATGAGTAGTCCTCAGAGTGGGAAATGACACGTCATTGCTGTCTGAGTCGCATGGTATTGTtccctgctccctgattggaccGAGGAATAGTCTCCATGCCGGGTGCGCCGTGCTCTCCCTAGTGTAGACGGGCCCCGTCCGTGTCCATTTCCACCCCCCTCTGCAGGCCAAGAGCCGCCGCCTCAAGCTGCTGCCGTTCCTGGCCTCCTGCGGCCTGTACTTCGCCCTGTGGCTGCCGGAGCCCAGCTGGGTCAGCGCCGGCGTCAAGAGCCTCCCGGTCCTGAGCCTGGTCTGGTTCCTGACGGCCCAGGCCTGGGGTGACGGTGCCTGCACCCCGGCCGCCCGCCGGGTCCGCTGGGGGCTGATGTTCTCCAGCGTGGGAGACGCCTGCCTGGTCTGGCCCCAACTATTCCTCCTAGGTACggagtcaggagtgaggggcaccggcagggctggggggagcccagggccgggctagcaggggctgcgggtcgggagtgaggggcactggcagagccgggggagCACTaaccgggctagcaggggctgcaggtcgggagtgaggagcaccggtgggggagggaggggggctgcaggtcgggagtgaggagcaccagtgggggaggggaagggggctgcgggtcgggagtgaggagcacggCTCTctgacgcccccctcccccgcagggatGGTGGCCTTCGCTCTGGCTCACGTCTGCTACATCTGGGCCCTGGGCCTGCGTCCCGCCCgcccctggctcctgctgctgctggcgctgggctgggccggggcctACGCGACGCTGTGGCCCTGCCTGGGGGGCCCCTACGTGCCGGCCGTGGGGGGCTACAGTGCCCTGCTGGCGGCCATGGCCTGGCGGGCCCTGGCCCGGCCTCCCCCCCACCTGGCCGTGGCCACCGGCTCCCTGCTCTTCATGGCCTCTGACCTGGTCCTGGCCTGGGACCACTTCTGCGCCCCGGTGCCCCACGCCCGGCTCATGGTCATGGGCAGCTACTACGCGGCCCAGGGGCTGATCGCAGCCTGGGCCCCCCGCGCCAGCCCCCGCTGGAAGGAGACCTGAGCCGGGCGcctgtgacctctgaccccagggGGCAGCCGGCAGGGGGCACCCACGACCTCTGACCCCATCAGCGCCAACCCATCTGTGATCCCAGCAACCTCTGACCCCTCAGCATCAACCTGCCAGTGACCCCAGCGACCTCTGGCCCCATCAGCACAATGTACTATTGACCTCTGACCCCGGGCCCAACGAGAACCAGCTGACCTGGGTGTTGGGTCCTTTACCTACGACCCTGTGACCTAGGAGTGCCAACCTGCCCAACCAATGACCTGGAAGTAATTGCCTTGACCTTTGACCCTGCTCATTTGTCAGCAGGCCCAATTACAGCTTATTTGGAGATATGCGTTGTCTGAtgtgggccggggggggctgccccGGCGGGAGGTGGCGGCTGGGACAGGAGAGAGACAAGGGCTGGGGGAGCTTTTGTTGGCCCAACTTGTCTCCAGCTGTTGAGTGGGACGTTGAGTCCTGTGACCTTTGACATCCCTCTATGGACCTGAAGCCTGACCCCAGAGCCAGAATAGAACAtaaggagttctggctcccagcccccctgctctaaccactaggccccactcccctccacagagccggggagagaacccaggactcctggctcccagcccccctgctctaaccactaggccccactcccctccccagagccagggagagaacccaggagtcctggctcccagccctctcaTGAATGGTGGTTGGAGCCTCTTGCAAAGCCTGTGTCACGGCGCCATCTTGTGGCCGGTTGCAGCAGCCTGGCAGCTCAGGGGGTGGAGGGTTTGAGGCCGGATCTGGttttgtgggagggggctgggttggTTTTTCTATCtgtactttgggggggggggggaaatcccggCGTCCTCCAGTTCTCAGCCCGCGAGATGGTCCTGAGAGCGCCGGGGATTGTGGGTAAAGAGACGCAGTCAGGGCTCAACCCTGGAGCAACGGGCAACCCGACCCGGCGATCTCCCATCCAGGCCAAGCCAACGGGGTCACCCTGGTCGAGAGCTGACCTGGAAGTGATTCCCTTGGCCTACGACCTCCCACACAAGAGTCACCCCTCCCACCAGGCAACCCCAGAGGTCAACTTCTTGACCCCTGATCCCCATGCCAGGAGGTTAATTCGTTGAGTAATGACCCCCTGTCCTAGAACTTGTCCAAGAGatagaccccccccccgcaaggtCCAACCTCTGACCCCATGTCAGAAAACCACAGCTCCAAGAGCCAACCACAAGGTCAGTCTCCTGACCTATGACCCCACGGCCATGGGGCGGCCCTGGAATTTATTCCCctgacccctgacccctccccactCTGTGCTGAAATCTCAGCGCCCTGGTGCCATGTGAAAGAGCCAACGTAACGTCCCCAGAGGTCAACCCCTTGACCTCCCCCTGgccccccacccacacatccAGCCTACCCAGGAGCTGACCTGGAAGTTGTTTGTTTGACCTACGACCCCATGCTGAGGGACCGACCCCAGCCATGACCGATGCCCCACGGCGAGTCGCCCATTCAGCGGCGAGCGCCATATGCGCCCTGTTGACCTCGGCGTTGCCCCATTGACCTGCCTCAAGGAGAGCTCCCGGGGGCTGCTCTTGTGGGACCAGCTGACTCCGAACCAGGGCCAAGGAGACGCCGACCCTCAATGGTCATGACAACGCCAGTCACGGCCGCCCAACTGGAGGGCCCTTGACCCGGAAGTTCTCCCACAACCTTGGCCGGCCCATGGCCAAGGAGACTTGGCCAACCCTGAGCGTCACCCAGAAGTGGTTCCCGGTGGCCGAGGTCCTGCCAATCGCAGCGGCTCCAGGGCAGGaaacctgcccccaccccggccctgggAGCGGGTTGACGGTGGGTTGCCCTGGCCCCTCCAGCCCGTGACCTGACGTCGAGCCTCTGACCCAAAGGCCGAGCTCATGACGCCACCCAGGAGAGTTCCAAGGCGCGGGGGTAGGTGGGGTGGAACGTCCCATCCCTGTGGGGCTTTAATGGGGTGGTTGTTGAGGTCGCTGCCCCCTTGCACACACTCCCCCCCCCTGATTGTGCTTATGTCAATAGGGGATGCTCTATAGAGGGGTGAATAAACCAgtccctgtgccccaccccagaggggctgcatctCAGGGCCGGGCGAGGGCTCCCTGGATAATGCAGgcgtcctggctctcagccccccatggATTCTATCCAGAccccgccaggccctgctcttcccggctgagtgggggaggagagggctgtggaTA from Mauremys mutica isolate MM-2020 ecotype Southern chromosome 15, ASM2049712v1, whole genome shotgun sequence includes the following:
- the LOC123350382 gene encoding LOW QUALITY PROTEIN: lysoplasmalogenase-like (The sequence of the model RefSeq protein was modified relative to this genomic sequence to represent the inferred CDS: deleted 1 base in 1 codon) codes for the protein MKVQAGAWSWKQQPGCVPEPLPCTMDILETDARYRRDIAADAKSRRLKLLPFLASCGLYFALWLPEPSWVSAGVKSLPVLSLVWFLTAQAWGDGACTPAARRVRWGLMFSSVGDACLVWPQLFLLGMVAFALAHVCYIWALGLRPARPWLLLLLALGWAGAYATLWPCLGGPYVPAVGGYSALLAAMAWRALARPPPHLAVATGSLLFMASDLVLAWDHFCAPVPHARLMVMGSYYAAQGLIAAWAPRASPRWKET